Below is a genomic region from Armatimonadota bacterium.
GGCGTGAAGTTCCACAGCGGCCGCGAGATGAGCGCCGAGGACGTGGTCTTCTCGATGGACCGCGCGCTTCGGCTGAAGCGCGGCTTCTCCTGGACCTGGACACCCGTGCTCGATGTTGGGCGGACCAAGGCGGTTGACAGGCACACCGTGCGGTTCGAGCTCAAAGATGCCTACGCGCCCTTCCTCGGAACGCTACTCGTCTTCTTCGTCATGGACAAGGACCTGATCATGGCGAACCTCCGTCCCGGTCCTCACGGCGAGTTCGGGGACTACGGCGCGGCCATGCTGGAGCGAACGGACGCCGGCTCCGGTCCCTACCGCATGGAGCGATGGGAGCGCGCCACAGAGATGGTCATGGCACGCTTCGACGACTACTGGCGCGGCTGGAAGCCCGGCCAGATAACGAAGGTTTTCTACAAGACGGTCATGGAGGAAGCCACGGTCAAGACCCTGATCATGGCGGGGCAGGCCGACATGGTAAACCAGTGGCTCTCCCCCATCAGCTTCCAGGAGCTCAAAGTGCCCGGGATCGTCGTCAAGGAGGATCCCAGCGTACAGCTGTTCCACCTGCCGATGAACACGAAGAAGGCGCCGCTGGACAACGTCAAGGTTCGCCAGGCGATCTCGCACGTCTTCAACTACGACATCGCCATCCAGCAGATCTTCATCGGGGCCACGAAGGCAAAGGGGCCGGTGCCGGTTCGGGTACCGGGCTGGAACCCGCAGGTGCCCACATACGGTCGAAATGTAGCCAGGGCAAAGCAGCTGATGGCCGAGTCCGGTATCAGGCCGGGTGACATCACGCTGGAGTACCTGTGGCTGCCCGCGATCCCGATGCAGCGGCTCATCGGGCTGCTGCTCAAGAGCAACCTCGAGGAGATCGGGATCAAGCTGGACATGATCTCAGAGCCATGGGCCAGGGTTGTGGAGCGCGCCGTTAAGGTCGAGACCACCCCGCACCTCACGGCGATCTTCGACACGCTGAAGTACCCGCACGTGGACAGCCACACATACGGCATGTACCACCCGAGCTGCTGGGGTACGTTCAGGTGCATGAGCTTCTACGAGAACCCAACGGCGACGAGGCTGCTTGAGCAGGCCCGGCGGTCGGTGGACACCAAGGAGCAGATGCGGCTCTACATGGAGGCGCAGGTCGTGATAGGAAGGGACGCGCCGAGCCTCTACATCGCGAACCCGCTGCACAGGATCGCCTTCCGGGACTACGTCAAGGGATACCGCTACGTGGGGCTGCTGGGATTCGACACCGCTTTCTATGACTTCACCATAGCCCGATAGGTAACCGGGGGGTGGCCGCCGGCCACCCCCCATCAGAGTGCGCGAGGATGAGCTTTCGCACGTACCTTCTGCGGCGCATACTCCACATCATCCCGGTGATGGTGGGGCTCTCGATCCTCATCTTCACCATCTCCCGCGTCATCCCGGGCGACCCCGTGCGCCTGGCCCTGGGACCCGAGGCGACGGTCGAGCAGGTGGAGCAGCTCCGCCACCAGATGGGGCTGGACCGGCCGCTGCACGTGCAGTATCTCAACTATGTCGGAGGGCTCCTGCGCGGGGATTTCGGCTACTCACTGCGCACCCACCGGAACGTGACGAAGGACCTCATCGACTTCTTCCCGGCAACCCTGGAGCTGACGACGGTCGCGATGGCGATATCGATCGCGGTCGGCGTGCCCCTGGGGATCATCTCCGCCGTGCGGAAGGACTCGATGGGAGACCACGCCAGCAGGCTCGTCGCCCTGGCGGGGGTTGCGCTGCCGCGGTTCTGGCTGGCGATCCTCCTCCAGATCGTGTTTGCCTACAAGTTGGGGCTCCTGCCGACGATAGGGCGAGGACCCGCGCCGCCCGTGGCGATCACCGGGTTCTACCTGGTGGACAGCCTGCTTGTGCTCGATATCCGATCCTTTCTGGTCTCCGCGAAGCACATCGCGATGCCGGCCTTCGCGCTGTCGGTGGGCACGCTGGCGCAGATCATGCGCCTGATCCGAGCCAGCATGATAGACGAGACGCGAAGAGACTATGCGCTCGCCGCCCGATCCTACGGCCTGCCGGCCAACCTGATAGTCTACAAGTATATGTTGAAGAACGCCTTCACGGCGACGCTTACCATCATCGGCCTGAGCTATGGTTTCCTGCTGGGCAACGCATTTCTCGTCGAATACGTCTTCGCTTGGCCGGGCCTGGCTTTCTACGGGGTGGATGCGCTGCTCTTCAAGGACTTCAACGGTGTCATCGCGGTGACACTGGTCATAGGCATGGCGTTCGCGCTTGTCAACCTGCTGGTTGACATCCTCTACGGGTATATCGACCCGAGGGTACGGTACGGGGAGAGATGATGGTGCGGGCAGACGAGTGGCGGAAGATGTGGTTCCGCTTCCGCCAATCAACCCTGTCGGTCATCGGGCTGGCGATAGTGGTCCTTATAGTCGGTGCGGCGATTCTCGCCCCCTACATCGCCCCCCACCCAAGACACGCCGGATCGTTCGTGAACTTCGAGGCCAGTCTCAAGCCGCCGTCGCGGACCCACATCATGGGAACCGATGACGCGGGGCGTGACATCCTATCCAGGGTCTTCTTCGGGGCCCGGATCTCGATGACGCTCGGGGTGGCCGTCCTGCTCCTGTCGGTGTTGATCGGGGTGCCGCTGGGGCTTGTGGCCGGCTATTGGGGGGGCCGATTGGGCGGCGTGATCATGCGGATCACCGACGTCTTTTTGGCCGTGCCGCCGATAGCGCTGGCGCTGGCCGTGACCGTGGCCCTCCGCCCCAACCTGACGAACGCGATGCTTGCCATCTCCTTTGCCTGGTGGCCCTGGTACACTCGGCTCGTCTACGGGCAGGTGCTCTCACTCCGCGAAGAGCAGTTCGTGGAGGCGAGCCGCGGGTTGGGCGCGGGGCCGATGCGGACTGCCTTTCATGAGATACTCCCCAACGTCTGGTCGCCAATACTGATAAAGGCCACCCTCGACATGGGGTTCGTCATCCTGACCGCCTCTGGGTTGAGCTTCCTGGGACTGGGCGCCCAGCCTCCGACGCCCGAATGGGGCACGATGATCGCCGAGGGGCGTAGCTACCTTCCCGGCCACTGGTGGACCGCGACATTTCCGGGTCTTGCGATCTTCGCAGCAGTGTTGGGCTTCAACCTGCTCGGTGACGGGCTGCGCGACGTATTCGACGTCCACATAGAGCAGTGGCGGGCGGGGTCGTAGCGATGGACCGCGCGCTGCTGGACGTTCGCGGTCTACGGATCCACCTCCTCACCTACGAGGGGCGCGCCCGCACCATCAACGGCGTTGACCTTGCCGTGGCCAGGGGCGAGAGCGTGGCTCTGGTGGGAGAGACCGGCTGCGGCAAGTCGGTGACGGCCAAGGCGATAATGGGCCTGCTGCCGCCCAACGCCGAGGTCGTCTCAGGGACCGTGAAGTTCAAGGGCCGGGACCTGCTGCGCCTGCCTGAGTCGGAGAGCCGCACGATACGCGGTCGCCAGATCGCCATGGTGTTCCAGGATCCCTCCACGGCCCTGAACCCCGTGTTCACGGTGGGCGAGCAACTCAGCGACGTGCTCGTCTGGCAGGGCGCGAGCCGCGCTGTTCCTGGCCGCCGGAGGGACGGCGGGGTCCGCGCGCGGTGCGTTGAGCTGCTCCGGCTCGTGCGGATCCCGGATCCCGAAGGGATGCTCAGCCGGTTTCCGGTGGAGCTATCCGGCGGTATGCGCCAGCGCGTGCTCATCGCGCTGGCCCTGGCCGGTCGGCCGGAGCTGCTGATCGCCGATGAGCTGGGAACCGCGCTCGACGTGTCGGTCCAGGATCAGATCCTCGGTGAGCTGACCGAGCTCGTGCGCGGCCAGGACCTCTCGGTCCTCTACATAACCCACAACCTGGGCGTCGCCCGTATGGTATCAGACCGGATCTACGTGATGTACGGGGGAGAGATAGCCGAGGTGGCTCCCACAGGGGAGATGTTCAGCCGGCAGTACCACCCGTACTCACAGGGCCTGCTCGCGGCGGTGCCCCGTCTGACCGGTACCATAGGCAGCGGCATAGAGGGTCGCATTCCCGACTACATCGCGCCGCCTCCGGGCTGCCGCTTCTCACCACGCTGTTCTGCCCGCATGGAGGTGTGTGACGGGCAGGTTCCGCCGGCGGTGGACATCGGGCCGGGCCGGCGGGTGGCGTGCCACCTCTACGGCCAGCACGCAGGAGGCGGGTAGTGGCCCTCGTCGAGGCCAGGGACATCGTCAAGCACTTCCCGATCACCGCGGGACTCCTGCACCGCAAGGTGGGTGACGTGAAGGCGGTTGACGGCGTCAGCATTTCCGTGGAGGCAGGCACAACGCTGGCCCTGGTAGGCGAGACCGGATCGGGGAAGACGACACTGGCCAGGATAGTGGTTCGGCTGCTGCCGCCGACCGCGGGCCGGATCTTCTTCGATGGCAGTGAGATCACAGGGCTCAACGATGAGGCGCTGCGACCCTTCAGGAGGCAGGCGCAGATCGTCTTCCAGAACCCCGCTTCCTCGCTTAACCCTCGCCACCGCGTGAAGGAGATCCTTGAGGAGCCCCTGCTGATCCACCGCATCGGCACTCCCCCGAAGCGCTGGCGCAGGGTGGAGGAGCTGCTCGAAACCGTGGAGCTGCCGCCCAGGGACTTCGTGCTCCGCTATTCCCACTCACTGAGCGGCGGGCAGCGCCAGCGCGTGGCCGTAGCCCGCGCGCTCGCGCTGGAGCCCCGGTTCATCGTCCTGGACGAGCCCACGGCCGCGCTCGATGTGTCCGTCCAGGCCAAGATCATAGGGCTGCTGCGACGGCTGCAGTGTGAGATGCGCCTGGCCTACCTGGTCATCTCTCACGATCTCAGCCTGATGCGGAACTTTGCCGATGTGATTGCGGTCATGTACCTGGGCAGGGTTGTGGAGGCGGCTCCGATGGCCGACCTGTTCCACCATTCAGCCCACCCCTACACGCGGGCCCTGCTCTCCGCCATTCCCACGGTCTCCGACGAGGAGAGCGCGCTGATTCCTGAGAAGATCGTGCTGACCGGGGAGGTTCCGAGTCCCGCACGCGTGCCGTCGGGATGTCCGTTTCATCCGCGGTGCTACGCGCGCATCGAGCCGTGCGATCGGGTCGTTCCCGACGCGATCTCCATCGCACAGGGCCACAGCGTCAGGTGCATCCTCTATGATCCCGCTTACGGCAGAGGCGGACTGCGCGGTATCCCCAGGGCAGGTCCAACAGAAGGGGCAGATGGAGTGGATTGATAGCGGGGCGATTGCTCCAAGCTTGGAGAGGAGGGTTCAGAGATGGAGTTCGCGCTGGGAACCGAGGGGCTGAGGGAGTACCTATCGTTCGAGGTTGCGGGAGCGGCCCGCAAGCTGGTGGAGCAGGTCGCGCTGGCCAAGCCGGGCGAGACCGTGGCCGTCACCGCCGACACGAGCAGCGATCCCCGCGTGGTGGAGGCCACGGCGGCCGCGGCGCACGCGGCGGGAGCCGTGCCGGTGATCGTGTGGTATCCAACCCGGCTGGGCGGCGGCCATGAGCCGCCGCGGCCTGTCGCCGCCGCGATAGCCTCAGCCGACGTGTGGATCGAGTACGCGGTAGGCTACCTGCTCTACTCGAACGCGTATCACACCGCCATGCAGCAGGGGGCGCGCTATATCTGCCTCTCGGGCGTGGACGCGGACCTGCTGGTGAGGTCGGTCGGGCAGGTTGACTACCCCGGCGTGATCGCGCTGGGAGAGACGCTGCTCGCCCTGATGGGCAAAGCCAGGATCGTCCGGCTGACCAACTCGGCCGGGACGGACCTGTCCGCGGACAACGGCGGCCGCTTCATCCGGCACTCCGGCAAGCTGGCCGATACGCCGGGCGAGCCGATCATGCTGGGAGGCCAGATATCCTGGTGCCCGCTGGAGGGCACGATCAACGGGCACGTGGTGGTTGACGGCACCATATGGCCGCCCGCGGATGTGGGGCTGGTGCGCTCCCCGGTTACCCTGACCATCGAGTCGGGGATCGTGCGTGGCGTAGACGGCGGGAGTGAGGCGCGCACATACGAGCGGTGGCTGGCCGCCTTCGGCGACCCCAACATGTACCGCGTGGCGCACTACTCGCTGGGCTTCAACCCGGGCGTGAGGAGGCCCACCGGGCGCATCGTAGAGGACGAGCGCATGTTCGGCTGCTTCACCATGGGGATCGGGACGCAGGGCGCACAGATGAAGGCGACCGTGTGGAAGGCGGCCGCGCACACCGACTGCGTGCTGCCCGCGCCCACCATCCACCTGGATGGAGAGCCGCTTCAGGTGGACGGCAGGTACGTGCATCCTGACGTCGCATCCGCCTGCCGGGCGCTGCGGGTGTCGGGGTACTAGAGCGATGCCCGCTGTCCTGCATGTGGTGCCGGTATGCGCCCGCCCGGGACGGGTCGAGCAGGTGAGGGCATACCTGGCGGACCTTGTCCCGGGGATGCGCGCGCACGTGATTGACCTTCCACGCGGGCCGGCGGATCTCGAGCACTTCACCGATGAGCACGCCGCCATAGGGGAGATGCTCGAGGTCCTGCCCGGCTACGTGCGCGCCCACTCAATAGATGCGGTCAGCATCGGCTGCTTCTACGATCCCGGCATGTGGGCGCTGCGCGAGGCGCTGGAGGTGCCGGTCGTCGGGATCGCAGAGGCGAGCCTGGTGCTGGGCGGCTTCCTCTCCCCGCGCCTGGCGGTCCTGATAGGCGACTGGAAGTGGCTGCCGAAGATGGAGCAGAACGCCCGCAAGACCGGGATGTTGCAACGCGTCTGCGCCTGGAGATCCATCGAGCGATCTGTGCAGGCGATACAGGACGACCCGGAGGGCTGCTACCGGGCGATCCACAGTGAGGCGCTCCTGGCCAGGGATGAGGACCGCGCTGGGGCAGTCATACTCGGTTGTGCGGCGCTTGCGGGGACCGCCTCCAGGCTCCAGGACGCGCTCGGCCTGCCGGTTGTGGATCCTGTCGTGGCCGGCTACCTGGTGGCGTGCGCGCTGGCATCAGCCGGGCTGCACACAGGCAAGACGCTGGGGTACCGCCGGCCTACCTAAGCCGTGGGTCGAAGGCGTCGCGCAGGCCGTCGCCGAGCAGGTTGAACCCCATTACCGTCATGAAGATCGCCACGCCGGGCAGCGTGGAGACCCACCAAGCCTCCCGCAGGTAGGCCCTGCCCTCGGCCACGATGGCGCCCCACTCAGGGGACGGCGGCTGCGCGCCCAGGCCCAGGAAGCTGAGCCCCACGCCCGAGAGGATCGCGCCGGCCAGGCGCAGCGTGGTCAGCACGACGATAGGGGCGAGCACGTTTGGGAAGATGTGCACGCGCACGATGTGCGCGTCGCCGCCGCCGGTCGCGCGCGCCGCGTCCACGAACTCCTGCTCCCTCACCGACAGAACGTTTCCACGCACCAGCCGCACCAGCCCCGGGATGCCGCCGATCCCGATGGCTATCATGACGTTCTGCAGGCCCGGGCCGAGGACGGCCACGATCGCGATCGCAACCAGCAGGCCGGGAAACGCCAGCCATAGGTCCACGATCCGCATCACCACGTCGTCGAACCGCCCCCCGCGATACCCGGTGATGAGCCCGAGCGGGATGCCGATCACGTCCGAGATGGCGATGGCGATCAGTCCCACCGAGAGCGAGAGCCGTCCGCCGTATAGCACCCGGCTCAGCAGGTCCCGGCCGAAGGAGTCGGTTCCCAGGGGGTGCCGCACCGACGGCGGCGCGAAGCGCTGGTCGAATTGCACTTGGATGGGGTCGTCGTCGGTCAGCCACGGCGCCAGCGCAGAAGCGGCGATGAAGAGCAGCACGATTATCGCGCCGGCAGCGGCGCCGCGGTTGCGGCGCATCCGGCTGAACCCGATTGCCCAGTGCGACCGCCCGGCGTCCATCATCCGTACCGGATGCGGGGATCCAACAGGCCGTAGAGCAGGTCCACCAGCAGGTTCATGAAGACGAAGATCACCGCCGCTACCAGCACCACCGCCTGAATCACGGGGATGTCGCGGGTGAAGATTGCGTCCACCGCCAGCCGGCCAATCCCCGGCCACCCGAACACCGTCTCTACGATCACGGCGCCGCCCAACAGGCTGGCGAACTGCATCCCAACGATCGAGACCACCGGTATCATGGCGTTCTTGAGCGCGTGCCGGTACACGAGCCGTCGGGGGCCCACGCCCTTGGCGCGCGCTGTACGGATGTAGTCCTGGCGCAGCACCTCCAGCATGGACGAGCGCGTCAGGCGGGCGATGATGGCGGAGGAGCTTGTGCCCAGCGTGATCGCCGGAAGGATCAGGTGCGCCAGACTGTCCGCGCCGGCCGGCGGCAGCCAACGGAGGTGGAGGGAGAACACGAGGATGAGCACCAGTCCGAGCCAGAAGTTCGGAAGCGAGACTCCTGCCAGCGCGACCACCATGGTGCCGTAGTCGAGCGCCGATTGGTGGTGCATCGCCGCGATCGCGCCCAACACGACGCCCATCGCAACCGCGACGAGCGTGGCCGCTACCGCCATGTGCACCGTGTATGGAATCCGGAACGCTATCTCCTGCGCCACCGGCCGGCGCGTGTGGATGGACCGTCCGAAATCCCCCTGCGCGGCGCGCACCACGAACGAGGCGTACTGAACGTAGATCGGCCGGTCCAGGCCGAGCTGCCTGCGCATCCTCTCCACCTGCTCCGGGGATCCGGCGTCCGCCAGCATGACGCGGACCGGATCCCCGGGCACCAGGTGGACGAGCAAGAACACCAGGAACGAGATTCCCAGCAGGACCGGGATCAAATGCAGCAGCCGCCGGGCAACGTAGCGAAACACGGCTCAATTCACGCGGTCCCGCCGCGGACTGCCTGCCACCCGATCACCTAGCGCGTCCTGTAGGCGTCCAGCAACAACAGGTTCCCGAACTTGTCGTAGTAGATGTCCTGCACGTACGGCTGATTGAAGTTGACCGAGAGTTCCGAAGCCAGCGGAACCCAGGGCACTTCCGCCAGCAGAATCCGCTGGAGCTGCTTGTAGACTTCCAGCCGCTTGGCCGTGTCCACGGTCGTCTGCCCGTCTTCGAGCAGCTTGTCCACCTGAGTGTTGACGTAGTGCACGCGGTTGGTCGTCGCCAGCCGGCTGCTGTGGAAGAAATAGTAAAGGATGTCGGCGTCCGGCCACCCGTACGAGATCAGAATCGCGTCGTGCTCCCCTCGCTGGGTTGAGGCCAGGAGCGTGGCGGGCTCCATCTGCTCGATGTTCAGCTTGATGCCGGCCGTCCGCAGTTGCGACTGCAGGACAACGGCCACACGCACGTTGGTCATGCGGGCGTAGGTCCAGACCGTGAACTCAAGCGGCCTGCCGTCCTTCATCATCGCCCCGCCCGGCCCCGGCCGGTAGCCGGCCTCCGCCAGGAGCGCCCTGGCTCGATCGGGGTCGTGGTTGAGCGCGAACTGCTTCACCCCATCCCAGTAACCCCAGATCGTCGGCGCGATCGGACTGAGCATCGGTACCGCCAGGCCCTCCAGCGCGATGCGCGCCACCTCGTCTGTATTGGTCGCGTGCCCGATGGCCCGACGCACGCGCACGTCGTTGATGGGCGGCTTCTTGACGTTGAGCCCGAGGTAAGTCCCGCTGGTGGTCGGGATCTGGATGAACGGGAACTTGCCATCGCGCATCATGCGCCTGGCGTCTCGAGCAGGAGCACCCGGCAGGATGTCAATGTCGCCCCTCTCGAACGCGATCACCCTCGTGGACTCGTCCGGCACAATCCGGATGATGAGCTGGTCAAAGTTGGGCGCGCCGCGGTTCTTGTAGTGCGCGGGTCCCCAGGCGTAGTCGGGATTTCGCTCGTAGACGATCCGGTCGTTCGGGATCCACTGCTTGAAACGGAACGGTCCGGTTCCAACCGGGTTCTGCCCGTAGTCGGCGCCCATCTTCGCGATGGCCGTCGGGGAGAGGATCGCCAGGAACGATATGCGCAGCGACGAGAAGATCGGCGCGTACGGCTTGGAGAAGACCAGGCGCACGGTGAGGTCGTCCACCACGTCGGTGCGCGTCAGCGTGCCGACCCACGATGCCCCGGGCGCATTCGTCTCCTTGCTCACCAGGCGGTCGAACGTGGTCTTGACCGCGGCCGCGTTGAACGGGGTGCCGTCGTGGAACTTCACTCCCCGCTTGAGCTTGAAGGTGATTGCCGTGCCGTCCTGGGAGATCTCCCAGGACTCGGCCAGCCCAGGGATGAACTCGCCGGTGCGCCGGTCCACGGTCACCAGGGTTTCGTACATCACCGCGTGCGCGATGTTGACCGACGGCGTGCGGTGCGGGTCTAGCGAGGGAGGATCCGAGCCGATCACCATCGTCAGCGTACCACCTCGCGCCGGGGCCGGGGCCGCGCCGCCGCTGCCGGCGGTTATGGCCAACAGCACCACCACTACCAGAAGAACCGGAAGGGCGTTCCACCGCGTCATATGCCTGCCTCCTCCTCGTATGCGATTACCTGGCGTGCGACTACCGGACAACCAGTACAGGACAGTGGGCCTCGTGGATCACACGCGTGCTGACCGACCCCAGCAGCGCAACACCCACCCTGCCGAGCCCGCGCGAGCCCATCACGATCAGGTCGCACCCGCGGGCGCGCGCCACGTCCAGGATGGCGTGAGCGGCAGGGCCTTCCAGCACCGACTCCTCGTATGCCACGCCCTCTTCCTCCAGGACCTTCGCCGCCCCTCGAACAAGCGCTTCGCTTGCAGCCAGCCGTTTGGCCATGAGCTCTTCGAGGTACGGCGACCCCAGATCCCTGGGCAGGGGCTCAAAGGCCGTCAGCACGACCACGGTCGCGCCGTAGCGCCGGGCGATGCCTGCGACGATGGTCAGCGCCTTGCGCGCGTGCTCGGATCCGTCCGTAGGGTAGAGAATTGTCGTGAACACGGCTTTCTCCTTTAGAAGAGTCTAGAGACCACGTAGGCAACTAGGACCAGCACCGCGATCCCTGCCCAGAGCCATGTTCGGCCGCTCCGGCCGCGGGCCTTACGCGGCCGGAGGTCGGGCGTCTCGGCGCAAGCCGCGCAGTAGTTTCCAGCCCCGAGCCGGACCACGCAGCTTCCGCACAACGCCCTGCCGCAGCCCGAGCAGTAGGCCAGCGCCAGCCGGTCGGCGTGATTGGAGCAGGGGATGCCGCTCACGCGCCCCCTCCCAAGAAGGCGGACAGCGCCGCGTTGAAGGCGCCGGCGTCCTCGATGAACGGGACGTGTCCCATCCCGTGCATGATGTGCACCTGCGCGCCCGGGATCGTCCGGCCCGCGACGTCGGCCTGATCCGGAGGGATGACATGGTCGCGGGTACCCCAGACGACCAGCGTGGGCGCCGTGATGCGCGCCGCCACGGCCCTGGCCTGCTCCACGATCTCAGGGCGTACGCCCCGCAGGGTCACCGAGGCCCGCAGCGTCTTCATGAAGGTCTCTCCGGTTACGGGTCGCGCTGCGTTGCGCCGGGTGATCTCGACCAGCGCATCAGGGATGCGGCGCTGGTCGGCAAACGCCTCCCGGAGTCCCAGCCGGGGGAAGCGGCGGGTGAGCGCCAGGAATCCCTCTCCCATCCAGCGGATCGTCATCAGCCGCAGCGTAGTGCTCAGCCCGGTGCCGAAGCCGGCGGGCGCGGCCAGCACCAGTGCCGCGCAGCGCTCGGGCGCGGTTCCGGCTGCCAGCGCGGCAATCGCGCCGCCGAGCGACGAGCCGATGATCGCCGCCCTGGGTACCCCCACGGCGTCCATGAATGCCAGGGTGGCCACAGCCGCGCCCTCGGGTGTGGACGCGGCGGCGATCGGGTCTGACAGCCCAAACCCAGGGAAGTCGAGCGCAATCGTGGTGTATCGCTCGCGCAGCGCCGGAACCGTCCACTGCCAGAACTCTAGCGATGCCCCGATGCCGTGGATAAGGACCGCGGGCGGACCGCTGCCCTCGACGCGGTAACGGATGCGTGCCCCCATCACCTCAACGAACCGGTCGGTTTCCATCGCTGACCTCCTAAGCGTCTGAGGCGCGCTAGGTTCTTGGCGTCCGGGCCCGCATGGTTGAACCCAGGCGTCTCAATGATACCCGGCAGGGCCCGGAGGCGCGGGTGCGCGAGGAGCGCACGAAACCCTCCCGACCCAATCAGGCCTTCGCCGATGTTGGCGTGGCGATCGCGACGCGACCCCAAGGCGCCCTGCGAGTCGTTCAGGTGGAGCACGCGCACCCGATCCCATCCCACCGCCCGGTCCGCCGCGGCGATCATCTCCTCGATCCCCGCCGGCGTCCGCAGGTCCCAGCCCGAGGCGAACAGGTGCGCGGTGTCCAGGCACACGCCGACCCTGGCGTCTCCGTGCACTCCGTCCAGCACCGCGGCCAGATCGTCAAACGTGGCGCCCAGCGTGCCGCCGGAACCCGCGCTGTTCTCGATCAGCACCACCGCGCGCTCGGTGGCGCCGAGGATCTGCCGCACTGCGGTGGCTATCCGGCGCAGCGCCGCGCCCTTTGGAGAGGACAGGCGGCTGCCCAGGTGCGTGATCACGCCCAGGCCCCCGAGCCGCTCGACACCGCGCAGCGTGGCCAGCAGCGATGCGACGGACCGGCGCCGGAGATCGCGGTCCGGCGTACCCGGATTCACCAGGTAGGCGGCGTGCGCGACCAGCGGATCGAGGCCTGCGGCGCGCCGCTTCTGGATGAACCGCTCGATCACGTCATCGGGATAGACGCTCTTCCGCCACTGCCGCGGCGATCCGTAGAAGATCTGCAGGCAGTCGCAGCCCATTGCCACCGCGCGGTCAATGGCCAGATCCAGAGATCCGCTGATGGAGACGTGGGCTCCCAGACGCATGGCCGCTTCGTTCTTCTCTGGAGGAGAGGCGGAGCCCTGCGGATGGTAGGGGCACCTCCCGGCTCTAGAACTGCCAAACCGCCACAACCACCGCCAGCAGCGTCACTCCCAGCAGCAACGCCAGCGGCGCGCCGACCCGCGCGTAGTCGCCGAACCGGTACCCGCCAGGAACCATGACCA
It encodes:
- a CDS encoding ABC transporter substrate-binding protein, giving the protein MVSEVARQRVPGTVVAAWVILALCAVPVSVSSQVREVPFTHIEQQIVTAIDPQAAVDESSLHSAINLYDPLLYPDVEKGSMEPRAHLAESWTISPDGKTYTFKLRRGVKFHSGREMSAEDVVFSMDRALRLKRGFSWTWTPVLDVGRTKAVDRHTVRFELKDAYAPFLGTLLVFFVMDKDLIMANLRPGPHGEFGDYGAAMLERTDAGSGPYRMERWERATEMVMARFDDYWRGWKPGQITKVFYKTVMEEATVKTLIMAGQADMVNQWLSPISFQELKVPGIVVKEDPSVQLFHLPMNTKKAPLDNVKVRQAISHVFNYDIAIQQIFIGATKAKGPVPVRVPGWNPQVPTYGRNVARAKQLMAESGIRPGDITLEYLWLPAIPMQRLIGLLLKSNLEEIGIKLDMISEPWARVVERAVKVETTPHLTAIFDTLKYPHVDSHTYGMYHPSCWGTFRCMSFYENPTATRLLEQARRSVDTKEQMRLYMEAQVVIGRDAPSLYIANPLHRIAFRDYVKGYRYVGLLGFDTAFYDFTIAR
- a CDS encoding ABC transporter permease; amino-acid sequence: MSFRTYLLRRILHIIPVMVGLSILIFTISRVIPGDPVRLALGPEATVEQVEQLRHQMGLDRPLHVQYLNYVGGLLRGDFGYSLRTHRNVTKDLIDFFPATLELTTVAMAISIAVGVPLGIISAVRKDSMGDHASRLVALAGVALPRFWLAILLQIVFAYKLGLLPTIGRGPAPPVAITGFYLVDSLLVLDIRSFLVSAKHIAMPAFALSVGTLAQIMRLIRASMIDETRRDYALAARSYGLPANLIVYKYMLKNAFTATLTIIGLSYGFLLGNAFLVEYVFAWPGLAFYGVDALLFKDFNGVIAVTLVIGMAFALVNLLVDILYGYIDPRVRYGER
- a CDS encoding ABC transporter permease, translating into MMVRADEWRKMWFRFRQSTLSVIGLAIVVLIVGAAILAPYIAPHPRHAGSFVNFEASLKPPSRTHIMGTDDAGRDILSRVFFGARISMTLGVAVLLLSVLIGVPLGLVAGYWGGRLGGVIMRITDVFLAVPPIALALAVTVALRPNLTNAMLAISFAWWPWYTRLVYGQVLSLREEQFVEASRGLGAGPMRTAFHEILPNVWSPILIKATLDMGFVILTASGLSFLGLGAQPPTPEWGTMIAEGRSYLPGHWWTATFPGLAIFAAVLGFNLLGDGLRDVFDVHIEQWRAGS
- a CDS encoding ABC transporter ATP-binding protein, with the protein product MDRALLDVRGLRIHLLTYEGRARTINGVDLAVARGESVALVGETGCGKSVTAKAIMGLLPPNAEVVSGTVKFKGRDLLRLPESESRTIRGRQIAMVFQDPSTALNPVFTVGEQLSDVLVWQGASRAVPGRRRDGGVRARCVELLRLVRIPDPEGMLSRFPVELSGGMRQRVLIALALAGRPELLIADELGTALDVSVQDQILGELTELVRGQDLSVLYITHNLGVARMVSDRIYVMYGGEIAEVAPTGEMFSRQYHPYSQGLLAAVPRLTGTIGSGIEGRIPDYIAPPPGCRFSPRCSARMEVCDGQVPPAVDIGPGRRVACHLYGQHAGGG
- a CDS encoding ATP-binding cassette domain-containing protein, whose protein sequence is MALVEARDIVKHFPITAGLLHRKVGDVKAVDGVSISVEAGTTLALVGETGSGKTTLARIVVRLLPPTAGRIFFDGSEITGLNDEALRPFRRQAQIVFQNPASSLNPRHRVKEILEEPLLIHRIGTPPKRWRRVEELLETVELPPRDFVLRYSHSLSGGQRQRVAVARALALEPRFIVLDEPTAALDVSVQAKIIGLLRRLQCEMRLAYLVISHDLSLMRNFADVIAVMYLGRVVEAAPMADLFHHSAHPYTRALLSAIPTVSDEESALIPEKIVLTGEVPSPARVPSGCPFHPRCYARIEPCDRVVPDAISIAQGHSVRCILYDPAYGRGGLRGIPRAGPTEGADGVD
- a CDS encoding ABC transporter permease, encoding MMDAGRSHWAIGFSRMRRNRGAAAGAIIVLLFIAASALAPWLTDDDPIQVQFDQRFAPPSVRHPLGTDSFGRDLLSRVLYGGRLSLSVGLIAIAISDVIGIPLGLITGYRGGRFDDVVMRIVDLWLAFPGLLVAIAIVAVLGPGLQNVMIAIGIGGIPGLVRLVRGNVLSVREQEFVDAARATGGGDAHIVRVHIFPNVLAPIVVLTTLRLAGAILSGVGLSFLGLGAQPPSPEWGAIVAEGRAYLREAWWVSTLPGVAIFMTVMGFNLLGDGLRDAFDPRLR
- a CDS encoding ABC transporter permease, which produces MFRYVARRLLHLIPVLLGISFLVFLLVHLVPGDPVRVMLADAGSPEQVERMRRQLGLDRPIYVQYASFVVRAAQGDFGRSIHTRRPVAQEIAFRIPYTVHMAVAATLVAVAMGVVLGAIAAMHHQSALDYGTMVVALAGVSLPNFWLGLVLILVFSLHLRWLPPAGADSLAHLILPAITLGTSSSAIIARLTRSSMLEVLRQDYIRTARAKGVGPRRLVYRHALKNAMIPVVSIVGMQFASLLGGAVIVETVFGWPGIGRLAVDAIFTRDIPVIQAVVLVAAVIFVFMNLLVDLLYGLLDPRIRYG